In Chromatiaceae bacterium, a single genomic region encodes these proteins:
- a CDS encoding chemotaxis protein CheV yields MPAFRDKQSSDSVLHSNEVAGTRLELLLFTTSDSQTFGINVFKVQEIIPYQRLTQVPGAHRLVRGIAHLRGRNMPVIDLAMAIGKPPYPDLAATNIVVTEHNRSVHSFLVGSVKRIVHTGWDKVLPPPRATGRNTYVTSVTTIDDTMIAILDVERVFDEVVKTKTQVSDRVSARGDGHGQRVLVVDDSSVARNQIRRALEQIGVECVLSHDGKDASRLLNELQARGVDLPNHFSMIISDIEMPEMDGYQLTSAIRATPGMGDIYILLHSSISGEFNRDMVAKTGANRFIQKYSPDDLADAVLDQINPAD; encoded by the coding sequence ATGCCGGCTTTTCGGGACAAGCAGAGCAGTGATTCGGTCCTCCACAGCAACGAGGTCGCCGGTACGCGTCTCGAACTCCTGCTTTTCACCACCAGCGACAGCCAGACGTTCGGCATCAACGTCTTCAAAGTCCAGGAAATCATCCCCTACCAGCGACTGACCCAGGTGCCCGGTGCGCACCGCCTGGTGCGCGGCATCGCCCACCTGCGCGGCCGCAACATGCCGGTCATCGATCTCGCCATGGCGATCGGCAAACCGCCTTACCCCGACCTGGCGGCGACCAACATCGTCGTCACCGAACACAACCGCTCGGTGCACAGCTTCCTGGTAGGGAGCGTCAAGCGCATCGTGCATACCGGTTGGGACAAGGTGCTGCCGCCACCCAGGGCCACCGGGCGCAACACCTATGTGACCTCGGTGACGACCATCGACGACACCATGATCGCGATACTCGATGTCGAGCGGGTGTTCGATGAGGTGGTCAAAACCAAGACCCAGGTGTCGGATAGGGTCTCGGCGCGCGGCGACGGACATGGCCAGCGGGTGCTCGTGGTCGACGACTCCAGCGTGGCGCGCAACCAGATCCGGCGGGCACTGGAGCAGATCGGCGTCGAATGCGTACTCAGCCACGACGGCAAGGACGCGTCGCGACTGCTCAACGAACTGCAGGCACGTGGCGTCGATCTGCCGAACCACTTTTCGATGATCATCTCGGACATCGAAATGCCGGAGATGGACGGCTACCAATTGACGTCGGCGATCCGAGCGACGCCGGGAATGGGCGACATCTATATCCTGCTGCACTCGTCGATCAGCGGCGAGTTCAACCGCGACATGGTTGCCAAAACGGGAGCCAACCGCTTCATTCAGAAGTACAGTCCCGACGACCTGGCCGATGCCGTGCTCGACCAGATCAACCCGGCGGATTGA
- a CDS encoding argininosuccinate synthase, with translation MAQSAIKKVVLAYSGGLDTSIILKWLKDVYDCEVVTFTADIGQGEEVEPARAKAQAAGIKEIYIDDLREEFARDFVFPMFRANAIYEGEYLLGTSIARPLIAKRLIEICNETGADAISHGATGKGNDQVRFELGAYALKPDVKVIAPWREWDLLSREKLMKYAEEHGIAVDFAKKGKKSPYSMDANLLHISYEGGVLEDPWAEPEEDMWRWSVSPEKAPDEPTYVELTYEKGDIVAVNGEAMSPASVMEYLNKVGGANGIGRDDIVENRYVGMKSRGCYETPAGTIMLKAHRAMESLTLDREAAHLKDELMPKYASMIYNGYWWSPEREALQALIDQTQRVVNGSVRVKLYKGNVIVAGRKSPSHSLFDESIATFEDDAGAYNQKDAEGFIKLNALRLRVGARRRS, from the coding sequence ATGGCGCAATCGGCAATAAAAAAGGTGGTGTTGGCCTATTCCGGCGGACTCGACACCTCGATCATTCTCAAGTGGCTGAAGGATGTCTATGACTGCGAGGTGGTCACCTTCACCGCCGATATTGGCCAGGGTGAGGAGGTCGAGCCGGCGCGCGCCAAGGCACAGGCGGCCGGGATCAAAGAGATCTACATCGACGACCTGCGCGAGGAATTCGCGCGCGACTTCGTGTTCCCGATGTTCCGGGCCAATGCCATCTACGAGGGCGAGTATCTGCTGGGTACCTCGATCGCGCGCCCGTTGATCGCCAAGCGCCTGATCGAGATCTGCAATGAGACGGGTGCCGACGCGATCTCACACGGCGCGACCGGCAAGGGCAACGACCAGGTGCGCTTCGAACTCGGTGCCTATGCGCTGAAGCCGGACGTCAAGGTGATAGCGCCCTGGCGTGAGTGGGACCTGCTGTCGCGCGAAAAGCTGATGAAATATGCCGAGGAGCACGGCATCGCGGTGGATTTTGCAAAAAAGGGCAAGAAGTCGCCGTACTCGATGGACGCCAACCTGCTGCACATCTCCTACGAGGGCGGCGTCCTCGAAGACCCCTGGGCCGAACCCGAAGAAGACATGTGGCGCTGGAGCGTGTCGCCCGAGAAGGCGCCCGACGAGCCCACCTACGTCGAGTTGACCTACGAAAAGGGCGATATCGTCGCGGTCAATGGCGAGGCCATGAGCCCCGCCTCGGTGATGGAGTACCTGAACAAGGTCGGCGGTGCGAACGGCATCGGCCGTGACGACATCGTGGAGAACCGCTATGTCGGCATGAAGTCGCGCGGCTGCTACGAGACGCCCGCCGGCACCATCATGCTCAAGGCACATCGCGCGATGGAGTCGCTGACGCTCGACCGTGAGGCCGCGCACCTCAAAGACGAACTGATGCCGAAATACGCCAGCATGATCTACAACGGTTATTGGTGGAGCCCGGAGCGTGAGGCGCTGCAGGCATTGATCGATCAGACCCAGCGGGTGGTCAACGGCAGCGTGCGCGTCAAGCTGTACAAGGGCAACGTGATCGTCGCCGGACGCAAGTCGCCGAGCCACAGCCTGTTCGACGAGTCGATCGCGACCTTCGAGGATGACGCCGGCGCCTACAATCAAAAGGACGCCGAGGGTTTCATCAAGCTGAATGCCTTGCGTCTGCGTGTCGGTGCGCGGCGCAGGTCCTGA
- a CDS encoding MBL fold metallo-hydrolase has product MHKRLWLIALLSFAGVALALTRAAPIRGEWVPEQVAPGVYVIHGPTELPSPSNQGFMNNPAFLVTDDGVVVIDPGSSVQVGEMVLARIEQVTDRPVLAVFNTHIHGDHWLGNQAIRAKYPAVPIYGHERVAPKVRAGAGAEWVQMLLRMTEQAIAGTEVVGPDHPVNDGDELAIGGQTYRVMHNDKAHTDTDIMLYVQEKGVVFLGDNAGHQRILRLEGGSFTGNIEALGQALATGATVFVPGHGPSGGAEVAERYRDYLDTLYGTVQQGFDDGLADFEIRPLLLPRLEPWQQWAGFDIELGRHISGAYLEAERAAF; this is encoded by the coding sequence ATGCACAAGCGACTCTGGCTGATTGCGCTGCTGTCGTTCGCCGGGGTGGCCCTGGCCTTGACCAGAGCGGCACCGATCCGTGGCGAATGGGTCCCCGAGCAGGTCGCGCCGGGGGTATACGTGATTCACGGCCCGACCGAACTGCCGTCACCGTCCAATCAGGGTTTCATGAACAACCCGGCATTCCTGGTCACCGATGATGGTGTCGTGGTGATCGATCCGGGCAGCAGCGTGCAGGTCGGCGAGATGGTGCTCGCGCGGATCGAGCAGGTTACCGACCGGCCGGTGCTGGCCGTGTTCAACACCCATATCCACGGAGACCACTGGCTGGGCAACCAGGCCATCCGTGCCAAGTACCCGGCGGTCCCGATCTATGGTCACGAACGGGTCGCGCCCAAGGTGCGAGCCGGGGCCGGAGCGGAGTGGGTGCAGATGTTGTTGCGCATGACCGAACAGGCGATCGCGGGTACCGAGGTGGTCGGTCCCGATCACCCGGTGAACGATGGCGATGAACTGGCGATCGGGGGTCAGACCTACCGGGTGATGCACAACGACAAGGCGCACACCGATACCGACATCATGCTGTACGTGCAGGAGAAAGGCGTGGTTTTTCTCGGCGACAACGCCGGTCACCAACGCATCCTGCGCCTCGAGGGCGGCAGTTTCACCGGCAACATCGAGGCCCTCGGGCAGGCCCTGGCCACCGGTGCCACGGTCTTCGTCCCCGGGCATGGCCCGAGTGGCGGCGCCGAGGTCGCGGAGCGTTACCGTGACTACCTGGATACGCTGTATGGCACCGTCCAACAGGGATTCGATGACGGCCTCGCCGATTTCGAGATCCGTCCGTTGCTGTTGCCCAGGCTCGAACCCTGGCAGCAATGGGCGGGATTCGATATCGAACTCGGACGGCATATCAGCGGCGCCTACCTGGAAGCCGAGCGGGCCGCATTTTGA
- a CDS encoding DUF1722 domain-containing protein — protein MRYAERPLIGISSCLLGQKVRYDGTAKRDRWLVERLGRYVDYEPVCPEMAIGLGAPRPPIRLVGSVDAVRVVGIADPSIDVTEALEDFALATASRLRAISGYVFMSKSPSCGMERVKLYGPHGQAEKKGVGAYARVLMASLPHLPCEEEGRLNDPVLRENFVNRVFAYRRWQSLRQAPLTAKALIEFHARHKYMVMAHSQAAYQRLGKLLSHLKGVDLGQVADAYEAEFMSALKRRVGRKRHVNALQHIQGYLKERIDADDKRELAESIDAYRNEEVPLVVPMKLLRHYFRRNPDHYIDRQWYLDPYPEALGLRNAI, from the coding sequence GTGCGCTACGCTGAACGTCCATTGATCGGCATCAGCAGTTGCCTGCTCGGCCAGAAGGTGCGTTACGACGGGACCGCCAAGCGCGACCGCTGGCTGGTCGAGCGGCTGGGCAGGTATGTCGACTACGAGCCGGTGTGTCCGGAGATGGCCATCGGCCTGGGCGCGCCGCGTCCGCCGATCCGCCTGGTCGGCAGCGTCGATGCCGTACGCGTCGTGGGTATCGCGGACCCGAGCATCGACGTCACCGAGGCCCTGGAGGATTTCGCACTGGCGACGGCCAGCCGGTTGCGCGCGATAAGCGGTTACGTGTTCATGAGCAAGTCGCCCAGCTGCGGCATGGAGCGCGTCAAGCTGTATGGCCCACACGGCCAGGCCGAGAAGAAAGGGGTCGGTGCCTATGCGCGCGTGCTGATGGCAAGCCTCCCGCACCTGCCGTGCGAAGAGGAGGGGCGGCTCAACGATCCGGTATTGCGCGAGAACTTCGTCAACCGGGTGTTCGCCTACCGCCGCTGGCAGAGTCTGCGCCAGGCACCGCTCACCGCAAAGGCATTGATCGAGTTTCACGCGCGCCACAAATACATGGTGATGGCGCACTCGCAGGCTGCCTATCAGCGCCTCGGAAAACTCCTGTCGCATCTCAAGGGTGTCGACCTGGGACAGGTCGCCGATGCCTACGAGGCGGAATTCATGAGCGCGCTCAAACGTCGCGTCGGGCGCAAACGCCATGTCAACGCGTTGCAGCATATCCAGGGTTATCTGAAGGAACGCATCGATGCGGATGACAAGCGCGAGCTCGCCGAGAGCATCGACGCCTATCGCAACGAAGAGGTGCCCCTGGTGGTGCCGATGAAACTGCTGCGCCACTACTTCCGCCGAAATCCGGATCACTACATCGATCGGCAGTGGTATCTCGATCCCTACCCGGAGGCGCTCGGGCTGCGCAACGCGATATGA
- a CDS encoding competence/damage-inducible protein A: MNAPVQTDSFGIIVIGDEILSGRRRDRHFDALGGMLRERGFGVAWLRILPDDPEYLASEFTRTMAAPNPVFCCGGIGATPDDHTRACAARAAAVPLTLHPGAVAEIEARFGADAYPNRIHMAELPNGCELIPNPYNRIPGFSINRHYFLPGFPDMAHPMAGWVLDTHYREGGIAERQRAVRVRGVTESSLMDLMQQLVVQFPDARLFSLPRLGPEFQIELGFRGRGDLEAPFAALVAALEARGVTFDPVQD; encoded by the coding sequence ATGAACGCACCGGTACAGACCGACAGCTTCGGCATCATCGTGATCGGAGACGAGATCCTCAGCGGTCGGCGACGTGACCGGCACTTCGATGCGCTGGGCGGCATGCTGCGCGAGCGCGGATTCGGCGTAGCCTGGTTGCGCATCCTGCCCGACGATCCCGAGTACCTGGCCAGCGAATTCACGCGCACCATGGCCGCGCCCAATCCGGTGTTTTGCTGTGGTGGGATAGGCGCCACGCCGGACGATCACACGCGCGCCTGCGCGGCACGCGCCGCGGCTGTGCCGTTGACGCTCCACCCCGGCGCGGTCGCCGAGATCGAGGCCCGTTTCGGTGCCGATGCCTACCCCAACCGGATCCACATGGCGGAGCTGCCGAATGGCTGTGAGCTGATTCCGAACCCCTACAACCGTATCCCCGGTTTCAGCATCAACCGGCACTACTTCCTCCCGGGATTCCCGGACATGGCGCATCCGATGGCGGGCTGGGTCCTGGACACCCACTACCGGGAGGGCGGCATCGCTGAACGGCAACGCGCGGTACGGGTCCGCGGGGTCACCGAGAGCAGCCTGATGGACCTGATGCAACAGCTGGTCGTGCAGTTTCCCGATGCGCGCCTTTTCAGCCTGCCGCGGCTCGGGCCGGAGTTCCAGATCGAACTCGGTTTCCGCGGGCGCGGCGACCTCGAGGCCCCGTTCGCTGCCCTGGTCGCGGCGCTCGAGGCGCGTGGCGTCACGTTCGACCCTGTGCAGGATTGA
- a CDS encoding LOG family protein, with protein sequence MASASYRQADQDPDFLQHAGMRGMRLQADYSKAESILRNYRIERTIIVFGSTRIPDPQVARERVERLRRSSATRPDDVGLARQLAVAERIHDKSRYYEVARELGSLVGRAQHGIGRDRLAVMTGGGPGIMEAANRGAFDVGAHSVGLNISLPHEQHPNPYVTPDLCFSFHYFALRKLHFLLRATALVACPGGYGTLDELFEALTLIQTRKIEPLPVVLIGRAFWERAFDVDFLVDEGVIDAEDRDLFWFAETAQEAWEGILQWHINAGQPLLGGRVE encoded by the coding sequence ATGGCGAGTGCCAGTTATCGGCAGGCCGACCAGGATCCGGACTTCCTGCAGCATGCCGGTATGCGCGGCATGCGTCTGCAGGCCGACTACAGCAAGGCCGAATCCATCCTGCGCAACTACCGCATCGAGCGGACGATCATCGTGTTCGGCAGCACACGAATCCCCGATCCGCAGGTCGCCCGCGAGCGGGTCGAGCGGCTGCGGCGGTCATCTGCGACGCGGCCCGACGACGTCGGACTGGCCCGTCAGCTGGCGGTAGCCGAGCGGATCCACGACAAGAGCCGCTACTACGAAGTCGCGCGCGAGCTGGGCAGTCTGGTGGGTCGGGCGCAGCATGGCATAGGCAGGGATCGCCTCGCGGTCATGACCGGCGGGGGTCCGGGCATCATGGAGGCCGCCAATCGCGGCGCGTTCGACGTCGGAGCGCATTCGGTCGGACTGAATATCTCGCTGCCGCACGAGCAGCACCCGAACCCCTACGTGACGCCGGATCTGTGTTTCAGCTTTCACTACTTCGCACTGCGCAAGCTGCACTTCCTGCTGCGTGCCACCGCGCTGGTCGCATGCCCCGGCGGCTACGGCACGCTCGACGAGCTGTTCGAGGCGTTGACGTTGATCCAGACACGCAAGATTGAGCCGCTGCCGGTCGTGTTGATCGGCAGGGCCTTCTGGGAACGCGCGTTCGACGTCGATTTCCTCGTCGATGAGGGCGTCATCGATGCCGAGGACCGTGACCTGTTCTGGTTCGCGGAAACAGCGCAGGAAGCCTGGGAAGGCATCCTGCAGTGGCATATCAACGCCGGGCAGCCGTTGCTCGGGGGTAGGGTGGAATGA
- a CDS encoding MBL fold metallo-hydrolase, which produces MRLSLHGAAHGVTGSCHLVECAGVKLLIDCGLYQGGRAIEEENRGDFGFEPGDIDYLLLTHAHLDHCGRIPLLVARGFRGEIITTAASRELARLVMLDAADLQEEEAAWQAKKAKRRHTREPEPQPLYTVLDALNSMEQFGRTALYDQPLQIAPGIRATFIDAGHILGSASILLELEEQGERRRVLFSGDLGANGRPLLRDPATPPHADVVVMETTYGDRMHKRLQPSIAELYAAIQDSFKRGGNVIIPTFALERAQELLYCLREGVEQGQLPASMQVFLDSPMAISATEIFRRHPDCYEPEIRELFGNGGDPFALPGLHFTRETAASMALNRIGGGAVILAGSGMCTGGRVVHHLKHNLWRTDCSVIFVGFAAHGTLARRIIDGATSVRIFREEIPVRARIHTIGGFSAHADQAELLAWWKASGTDKRTVLVHGDEEAMQAFAALLDDPRVIMPRLHESIVL; this is translated from the coding sequence ATGCGATTGTCGCTGCACGGTGCCGCACACGGTGTGACCGGGTCCTGTCACCTGGTCGAATGTGCCGGCGTCAAATTGCTGATCGATTGTGGCCTCTATCAGGGCGGGCGCGCGATCGAGGAAGAGAATCGCGGCGATTTCGGTTTCGAGCCCGGCGACATCGACTACCTGCTGCTCACACATGCCCACCTCGATCACTGCGGGCGCATTCCGCTGCTCGTGGCCCGCGGTTTCCGCGGCGAGATCATCACCACCGCCGCCAGCCGCGAGCTCGCACGACTGGTCATGCTGGACGCCGCCGATCTGCAGGAGGAAGAGGCTGCCTGGCAGGCAAAGAAGGCCAAGCGGCGGCATACCCGGGAGCCCGAACCACAGCCGCTGTACACGGTGCTCGATGCCCTCAACAGCATGGAACAGTTTGGCCGCACCGCGCTATACGACCAGCCGCTGCAGATCGCGCCGGGGATCCGGGCGACCTTCATCGACGCCGGCCATATACTGGGTTCGGCCAGCATCCTGCTCGAACTCGAGGAACAGGGCGAGCGCCGGCGGGTGCTGTTTTCCGGCGATCTCGGGGCGAACGGACGGCCGCTGCTGCGCGATCCGGCCACCCCGCCGCACGCCGACGTGGTCGTGATGGAGACCACTTACGGCGATCGCATGCACAAGCGTCTGCAACCCTCGATCGCCGAGCTGTACGCCGCGATTCAGGACAGCTTCAAACGCGGCGGCAACGTCATCATCCCGACCTTCGCACTGGAGCGCGCCCAGGAACTGCTGTATTGCCTGCGCGAGGGCGTGGAGCAGGGGCAGCTGCCGGCGTCGATGCAGGTCTTCCTGGATTCGCCGATGGCGATCTCGGCGACCGAGATATTTCGTCGCCATCCGGACTGCTATGAGCCGGAGATCCGCGAGCTGTTCGGCAATGGCGGGGACCCGTTCGCGCTGCCGGGGCTGCACTTCACGCGCGAGACGGCCGCCTCCATGGCACTCAACCGGATCGGCGGCGGTGCGGTGATTCTCGCGGGTTCCGGCATGTGTACCGGCGGCAGGGTCGTCCATCATCTCAAGCACAATCTCTGGCGCACGGACTGCAGCGTCATTTTCGTCGGTTTCGCGGCGCACGGGACCCTGGCGAGACGGATCATCGACGGCGCAACGAGCGTCCGGATCTTTCGCGAGGAGATCCCGGTGCGCGCCCGCATCCACACGATCGGCGGTTTCTCCGCACATGCCGACCAGGCGGAGCTGCTGGCCTGGTGGAAGGCGAGCGGCACGGACAAGCGGACGGTCCTGGTGCACGGCGACGAAGAGGCGATGCAGGCGTTTGCCGCGCTGCTCGACGATCCGCGCGTCATCATGCCGCGTCTGCACGAGTCAATCGTCCTGTAG
- a CDS encoding EAL domain-containing protein, giving the protein MQPGVMETFGRSVGGESQVGRIYAGTVGLLTVAFVLFAFNAWYATQRVFGNELEHANRLLRQSSEAVLAHEESVLRVLGRRLEEVDALLYPERSRHLIDQMLEINTAMAGFGLVRPDGQLVLVSGVPAGRNLPSLLDRAESREGFLSALQSDQMVIGRTYFFPLLQKWLIPVRLAMRNAAGEVVLVMAAGINIDSKEALWQAIEVKPGMQLALLRDDGYPQLVLPTSPDQREAVYAAPLTAHDGAPLMGSEDETALVRTERLGRYPLTVVTRYERQTLVDTYLRDMTMPALLYLIALAMGWLLFQYLQQKQREFEGNLIYQASHDALTGLPNRMLLEDRVMHDIARARRNKRRVAIMYLDLDQFKRVNDGFGHKTGDLMLRVCADRLLSNLRDADTVGRLGGDEFLVVLPDLSDATAVRTLAYRLLEDFRRPLRVQGRDLFSTVSIGVAVFPDDGERAEILLQNADTALYRAKDGGRDNVCFFQPQHSQAAARRTEVESALRDALVHDELSVVYQPKANGRTLQWDGAEALLRWHSGQLGDVSPAEFIPVAEDSGLIDAIGWFVIDSALRDLHRIRERVPDFGMAVNVSVRQFRDPTFIRHLLDRLHKADVPCHALELEVTESIMAEGVPELEALREAGLRLAIDDFGTGFSSLSYLKRLPVTTLKLDRAFVSDLETDNADRALITAIMAVARELDLDTVAEGVETQGQLAFLQARHCSHLQGYLLGRPMPLADLLDRLPT; this is encoded by the coding sequence ATGCAGCCTGGCGTCATGGAGACCTTCGGTCGCAGCGTGGGCGGCGAATCGCAGGTCGGGCGCATCTACGCAGGGACCGTTGGCCTGCTCACGGTCGCTTTCGTCCTGTTCGCATTCAACGCCTGGTATGCCACGCAGCGGGTGTTCGGCAATGAACTGGAGCACGCCAACCGCCTGCTGCGGCAATCCAGCGAAGCGGTACTGGCGCACGAGGAATCCGTGCTGCGCGTCCTCGGCCGGCGGCTCGAGGAGGTAGACGCGCTGTTGTACCCCGAACGCAGTCGCCACCTGATCGACCAGATGCTGGAGATCAACACCGCGATGGCCGGGTTCGGCCTGGTGCGCCCGGACGGGCAGCTGGTACTGGTGTCCGGTGTTCCGGCGGGGCGTAACCTGCCAAGCCTGCTCGACCGGGCCGAGTCGCGCGAAGGATTCCTCAGTGCCCTGCAGAGCGATCAGATGGTTATCGGTCGCACCTATTTCTTCCCGCTGCTGCAGAAATGGTTGATCCCGGTGCGCCTGGCGATGCGCAACGCGGCCGGCGAGGTCGTTCTCGTGATGGCCGCCGGCATCAATATCGACTCGAAGGAAGCGCTCTGGCAGGCGATAGAGGTGAAGCCGGGGATGCAGCTCGCATTGTTGCGCGATGACGGCTATCCGCAGCTGGTGCTGCCGACTTCGCCGGATCAACGCGAAGCGGTGTACGCCGCGCCACTCACCGCGCATGACGGTGCGCCACTCATGGGATCCGAAGATGAAACGGCCCTGGTGCGCACCGAACGGCTTGGTCGTTATCCATTGACGGTGGTGACCCGCTACGAACGTCAGACACTCGTCGATACCTATCTTCGCGACATGACGATGCCAGCGCTGCTCTATCTGATCGCCCTCGCGATGGGCTGGCTGCTGTTCCAGTACCTGCAGCAGAAACAACGCGAGTTCGAGGGCAACCTGATCTACCAGGCATCCCACGACGCGCTGACCGGTCTGCCGAACCGCATGCTGCTCGAGGACCGCGTAATGCACGACATCGCGCGTGCCCGGCGCAACAAGCGGCGTGTCGCGATCATGTATCTGGATCTCGATCAGTTCAAACGGGTCAACGACGGTTTCGGCCACAAGACCGGTGACCTGATGCTGCGTGTCTGTGCCGATCGCCTGTTGAGCAATCTGCGCGATGCCGACACGGTGGGCCGCTTGGGGGGCGACGAATTCCTGGTGGTGCTACCCGATCTGAGCGACGCGACCGCGGTGCGCACCCTGGCGTATCGGTTGCTCGAAGACTTTCGTCGCCCACTGCGGGTCCAGGGGCGTGATCTGTTCAGTACCGTCAGCATCGGCGTTGCGGTCTTCCCGGATGACGGGGAACGCGCAGAGATCCTGCTGCAGAATGCCGATACCGCTTTGTACCGCGCCAAAGACGGAGGGCGCGACAATGTCTGCTTCTTTCAACCCCAGCACAGTCAGGCCGCTGCGCGGCGCACCGAGGTCGAGAGCGCCCTGCGCGATGCGCTGGTACACGACGAGTTGTCGGTGGTCTACCAGCCAAAGGCCAACGGCCGGACACTGCAGTGGGACGGCGCCGAGGCGCTGCTGCGATGGCACAGCGGTCAACTCGGCGACGTCTCGCCGGCGGAGTTCATCCCGGTCGCCGAGGACAGCGGCCTGATCGACGCGATCGGCTGGTTCGTGATCGATTCCGCGCTGCGTGATCTGCACCGTATCCGCGAGCGGGTGCCGGATTTCGGTATGGCGGTCAACGTGTCGGTCAGGCAGTTCCGCGACCCGACGTTCATTCGGCATCTGCTCGATCGTCTGCACAAGGCGGACGTGCCGTGCCACGCGCTGGAACTCGAAGTCACCGAGAGCATCATGGCCGAGGGCGTGCCGGAGCTCGAGGCACTGCGCGAGGCGGGCCTGCGCCTGGCGATCGATGATTTCGGCACCGGTTTTTCGAGTCTCAGCTACCTGAAGCGCCTGCCCGTGACCACCCTCAAGCTGGATCGCGCCTTCGTCAGCGATCTGGAGACCGATAACGCCGATCGTGCGCTGATCACGGCGATCATGGCGGTCGCGCGCGAACTCGATCTGGACACCGTTGCCGAGGGCGTCGAGACACAGGGTCAGTTGGCGTTCCTGCAGGCGCGCCACTGTTCGCACCTGCAGGGCTACCTGCTCGGTCGGCCGATGCCACTCGCCGATCTCTTGGACCGCCTCCCGACCTAG
- a CDS encoding GMC family oxidoreductase, protein MYIDARSLPDRHRLDVDLAIIGGGPAGITLARAFAGTRYRVCLIEAGGLQFDQATQALYAGESVGIEYSLTGNRLRYFGGSSNHWGGYCRPLDPIDFEARDWVPHSGWPFAIDELQPYYPTATQIVEVAPARFDDPGYWAERTGESQPLPVTGRMQLRYVQFSPPTAFGRRYGDELKQAGNIDVLLNANVTDIASTEGGRAVTHLAIRTLNGLSHSVHARQYVLATGGLENARTLLLSNRSIPAGLGNQHGLVGRYFMEHPHLPAFGEIVVAALQKLPTTFYGRVKVDGRHATAAFNPSDRFLRERRLLNATFSAGDAGVYRVGESSNLPAAPQHIDMLRAARPFLGSGEGPPDPRQPDLLGHWLGLGCACEQVPNPDSRVSLSSERDVLGLPRIRLDWRLTEQDRRSVFEHMRSFAMEFGALGFGRLRLDIEDEANWPALVAGGSHHMGTTRMHDDPRKGVVDRNCRVHGVANLHVAGSSVFPTSGAANPTLTLVALALRLADHLRERMGADSD, encoded by the coding sequence ATGTATATAGACGCCCGCAGCCTGCCCGACCGGCATCGTCTGGATGTCGACCTCGCGATCATTGGCGGGGGCCCGGCCGGTATCACGCTGGCGCGCGCCTTTGCCGGAACGCGGTACCGGGTCTGCCTGATCGAGGCTGGCGGTCTGCAGTTCGACCAGGCCACGCAGGCGCTCTACGCGGGCGAGAGCGTCGGCATCGAGTACTCGTTGACCGGCAACCGCCTGCGCTACTTCGGCGGTAGCTCGAATCACTGGGGTGGATATTGCCGGCCGCTGGACCCGATCGACTTCGAGGCGCGCGACTGGGTGCCGCACAGCGGCTGGCCGTTCGCGATCGACGAACTGCAACCGTACTATCCGACGGCGACGCAGATTGTCGAGGTCGCGCCCGCCCGCTTCGACGACCCTGGATACTGGGCCGAGCGGACCGGCGAATCGCAGCCGCTGCCGGTCACCGGACGGATGCAGCTGCGCTATGTGCAGTTCAGCCCGCCGACCGCATTCGGTCGTCGTTATGGCGACGAGCTCAAGCAGGCCGGGAACATCGACGTGCTTCTGAACGCCAACGTCACGGACATCGCATCGACCGAAGGCGGGCGGGCGGTGACCCACCTGGCCATCCGAACGCTGAACGGGTTGTCGCACAGTGTCCATGCACGGCAATACGTACTCGCCACCGGTGGCCTGGAGAATGCGCGCACCTTGTTGCTTTCGAACCGCTCGATCCCCGCGGGTCTCGGCAATCAGCACGGTCTGGTCGGCCGTTACTTCATGGAGCATCCCCACTTGCCGGCGTTTGGCGAGATCGTGGTGGCTGCGCTGCAGAAACTGCCGACGACCTTCTATGGTCGGGTGAAGGTCGACGGAAGGCACGCGACAGCGGCGTTCAATCCCTCGGACCGTTTTCTGCGCGAGCGGCGCCTGTTGAACGCGACATTCTCGGCCGGCGATGCGGGCGTGTACCGCGTCGGTGAGTCGTCGAATCTGCCTGCGGCACCGCAACACATCGACATGCTGCGCGCCGCCAGGCCGTTCCTGGGCAGCGGCGAGGGCCCGCCCGACCCCCGGCAACCGGATCTTCTCGGGCATTGGCTGGGGCTGGGCTGTGCCTGCGAACAGGTGCCGAATCCCGACAGCCGCGTCAGCCTCTCGAGCGAACGCGACGTGTTGGGGCTTCCCAGGATCCGGCTCGACTGGCGCCTGACCGAGCAGGACCGGCGCAGCGTGTTCGAACACATGCGCTCCTTTGCGATGGAATTCGGTGCCCTCGGATTCGGCCGATTGCGGCTGGACATCGAAGACGAGGCCAACTGGCCCGCGTTGGTGGCGGGCGGCAGTCACCATATGGGTACCACGCGCATGCACGACGACCCACGCAAGGGGGTCGTCGACCGCAACTGCCGGGTGCACGGCGTTGCCAACCTGCACGTGGCCGGCAGTTCGGTGTTCCCGACTTCCGGCGCAGCCAATCCGACCCTGACCCTGGTGGCCCTGGCGCTGCGTCTGGCGGATCATCTGCGCGAACGGATGGGAGCAGACAGTGATTGA